From the Geothermobacter hydrogeniphilus genome, the window TCCATGTCACCCTGCTGCTCGCCGCCCTGGCGATCATCATTCTCCCCCGACTGCACCAGAAGCCGGATCCGGCCAAGCTGGCGGAGGCAAACCGGAGCGCAACCCGGTTTCTGCAACTGGTCGACAACCAGAACTATGAACAAAGCTGGCAGGCCGCGGCCAAACTGCTGCAGGAAAAAGTTCCCAGTGAAGAGTGGATCAAGAAACTGACCAGTCTGCGCCAATGGACCGGACCGGTGGTGGAACGCAAACAGGTCGAAGCCCGCTATACGACCGAGGCCAAGGACAGCCCCGACGGCGAGTACATCATGCTCAACTACGAATCGAAATATCGGAACCAGCCCGACACCAAGGAACAGATCATCGTCATGCTGGATGATGACCACCTCTGGCGCGTGGCCGGCTATTTCGTCAAATAAGCAGGGGTCGGTGAACTCACCGACCCCTCCTCTTTTCCCCGCCGGAAGACTCTGTGCAATTTCCCCGGCGCCGGGTTCGCCCGCCGGCAACCTTAATGCGTCGGCGTCCCCTCTTTGAACGTCATCGAAACCTTGGTTCTGAAGTCGGTGGTGTTCGCCATTCCATGCATGTTGATGGCATGCTTGATCACCGCTTCCATCAGTTCTTCGTCATTGTTTCCGGTCAGAACTTCACTGCAGTGATCGTCTCCGGAAAAATCCCTGCATTCAACATATTTGCGTCCCATGACGATTCTCCTTCTCCGGCAAAATGCTTGTGAAACCGCAAAAATCTGTGACAGGTGCGGAACACCGTCCTGCCGGAGGCGGTAACCGCCCCTGTCCGCGCCTGTAGATATTTTACCGCTTTAGAGTGCCGGGGTACAGCTGATGGGCAAAAAAAGTCCCCGCAGTTCAGGAGGGTGAAACTGCGGGGAAAAAGGTTGTGTGCGTGTGTTACAGGAGGGCAGAACATGAAGAAGAAGTGTTCTGTTGGAGGTAATATTACCAATCTGGTTATATTTGTCAACATTTTTTTTGAATTTTCTTTTCAATATCAGAAACGAACGAAATTCTCGTGTGATCCCATAGTGTTGACGACACCCTGAATCCGTCGGAGAATAACGGTAGAGAACGGATCAACGAGGACAATCTGACACGACCGCGGGGGCCGGAGAAGCTGTGAAGATAGCGGAGGAAAGGATAATCAGGATTCTGCCGCCAATGATTCCAGCAGTTCGTCCTTCTCCTGCCAGATTTCATTGACCCATTTCTGCACCGCCGTCCGAAAGGCCGGATCGCTGCCATAATCGCCACTGCGCAGATGCTGCGGAAGCGGCCGGGAATCAATCACCACTTTGACGCTGCTCTTGTCTCCACTGAGAAAATCCCGGAAACCGGGGACACCCTCCGGATAGTAGATGGTGATGTCGATCAGTGCCTGCAGCTGTTCGCCCATGGCGCCGAGGACATACCCGGTGCCGCCGGGGCGCGGTTTAAGCAGATGCCGGTAGGGTGAGGACTGCCGTTGATGCTTGTCGGGCGTGAAGCGGGTTCCTTCCATGAAATTGAAGATCGCCGCCGGCAGGTGACGGAATTTGGCACAGGCACGGCGGGTGGTTTCGAAATCCTTGCCACGCTTTTCGGGGTGTTTTTTCAGGTACTGCTTGCTGTAGCGCTTCATGAACGGAAAATCGAGCGCCCACCAGACCAGCCCGATCACCGGAACCCAGATCAGTTCCTGCTTGAGAAAAAACTTCATCTGCGGCACACGCCGGTTGAGCAGTTGCTGGGAGATAAAAATATCGGCCCACGACTGATGGTTGCAGGTGACCAGATACCAGTTATCGGGACTCAATTCACTCCTGATGTCAACATCCCAGGGATTTTTTCGAACCATGCCGATCCAGAAGCCGTTGACCGTGATCCAGGAGGAGGTCATGACATTGAGCAGTCGGGTGCAGAGCCCGCGCCAGACGGGAAGCGGAACAACCAGCTTGGCCAGCGCGAGGCAGAAGATCGGCAGGCAGTGAAGCGCGGTGTTGCCGCAGAGCAGCGACATCGAAATAACGACACGCAGTTTTCTTGGCAGGAATCTGAGCATGGGCGGCAGTTTAGCCGGTCAGGGAGAGAATTTCCAGCCCAAAGTAGGGGCGACCGGCCGGTCGCCCCTACCCCTGTGGGCGCGAACCGTATGGTGCCATGCGGTCGTCCCCCCTGCAGGCGCGGACCTGGATTAAGGGGGATGCAGCGCCACCGTTCGAACAGGCGGGCATCTTCCTGGCCGCACTCAGTCGGGAGAAGAGAAAAATTCTCCGAGCAACATTTCCAGACGGGTGAACAGGTCCGCCATGAGCAATCCCGAGGCTTCCCCGCCGAGACATTCCCGCAGGGTGGCACAGGCCCCCGGATCGAACTGCAGCTCCTGCCCGCAGAGCCGGTAGAAGCGATTCACCGCCGCCGTCGCCTCGACCAGGTCGAGGTCAACCAGCAGGCAGGCATGAGCCAGCACCGCCGACCGCCCACTGCTCCCCCCGGCCCAGCGCTGGGCGGTGCCGAGCAATTTGCGGCCGGCAACCTGCAGGTTGTAGCGGCCGTCACAGAAGGAACCGGGAACTTCACCGATCCCGGCCGCCAAACCGTAGCCTTCCAGCAGCCGGGCGAACAAGCCGCAGAGGAGTCGATAACCGTTCTCCAGCAGCCATCCCTTCGGCTTGGGAAAAACCAGCGACAGGTTGAGGATCCCCGGCCCCTGCGGCACGCAGGAACCGCCGGAGCAACGCACCACCAGCGGCCAGCCCTCCCCCGCCAGGATCTCTGCAGCCTCCTCGAAATGCGGAAACCGCGCCTCGCGGCGGGTCACCACCAGGCAGCGGGGATCATGTTTTATGCAGATGACGGGTCCGCTGTCACCGCTGAGTACCCGCTGCAGCAACTGTTCGTCGTAACCGATGCTGGCCGCCGGGTCGGGGATCGGCTCGGGGCAGTCGATCTGCCAGGGACGGTCGACGATTGGCAGGGTGGAATCGAAATCCGGGCAGGTGACAGACATGCACCGATTGTACTTGATGATGTCTTTCTTCTCCAGTGGGATGCGCCAACGGGTCGACGGAAGGAAACCACGTTGAGTATCCCCCGGCAGAGCCGGGGGCTTCAGCACGACGATCATCCCCCCGTTCAGAATGCCAGGGTGACATTGACCCCGACCTGGTTCTGACTGTCGATCGCCAACTTGGCATCATCACTCAGGGCACTGGAGAAAACATAGGATGCCGAAACCGCGAGGTCGTCAGCCAGTTCGTAATCGGCGCGGAGTACGAACTCGTAATCGTGAAAGTCACTGTAGTTGCCGACGGAATAATCGCTCTCGTCGTTGTATGAAACCGACAGGCCCGGCGTCACGCTCAGCTTATCCATGATCTTGAAGCCCTGTTCGACCGCAAAAACATAGAACAGGCCGCTCTCTTCGGCCTTGTCCCAATCATAGAAGACGGTCAGTGACGGGGACGCGATGGTATGAAGAGAAACACCGGCATAGAGTTCGTTGGTATCCTCGGCACCGTCCAGAGCATAGAAAATGTTGCCGACACTGATCGACACCAGGTCGTTCAGATCTCGTGAGTAATCGAGCGTCAGATCGGTTTCGTTGATCTCTCCCGCATCGAAACCTTCGCCGACGTCATTTTTCAGCTGCAGATTGCTCCAGTAACTGACTGTTAAGGCTCCGAAGCTGACATCAACCCCGCCCTGGGTGACCGGCATTCCGCCGCTCAAATCGAATCCGCGCCACAGGTACTTGTCATAAACGCCGATATAGGCATCACCTTCAGCCTGAAAAGCCATGGCGGAAACCGGGGCCAGGCAGACAACGGCAAGAACCGAAACAATCAATATCAGACACAGCTTTTTCATTTTATTCAAACTCCTTGTCAAGGGTTGAAGATTCCGGGCGGCGACTGACTCCGCCCGGAGAGTGGGATATTTTCAGGGTTGTTCGACCGGGCGGGCCGAAAGCGAATCGACCGCCCTGGAGGCATTGCCACCGGAGCCGCCGGGAGTAATAACACTGCCGAGATGCACGGTATGGAAATCGGGATAGGCATTGGCGCCATGTTCGGAGAAATCGAGACCGGCCAACTCCTCCTCTTCGGTGACGCGCATGCCGATCACCAGGTCGATCAGCTTGAAGACCACCAGCCCGGCAACAAAAGCCCAGGCGAAACAGGCACCGATGCCGACCAGCTGCACACCCACGGTTTTCAGTGAAAAACCGGCGCTGTCGAACAGTCCGGCCGCCAGGGTACCCCAGGCGCCGCAGACCCCGTGGACCGAAACGGCACCGACCGGATCATCAATCCTGATCTTTTCGAAAAAGAGGACCGAAAAGAGCACCAGCACCCCGGCCACCAGACCGATAATGACCGCCGAGGCCGGGCTGACATTGGCACAACCGGCGGTGATGCCGACCAACCCGGCCAGGGCACCGTTGCAGGTCATGCCGATATCGCTCTTGCCGTACTTGATCCAGGTTGCGGCCATGGCGGAAAAGGCACCGGCCGCGCCGGCCAGGGTGGTGGTTACGGCAATCAGCGCGATGGAAGTATCACCGGTGGTGGTGGACCCGGGATTGAACCCGTACCAGCCGAACCAGAGCAGGAAAACCCCGAGGGAGGCGATGGGAATATTGTGCCCCGGAATCGGCCGCGCCTTGCCGTCTTTGTCGAACTTGCCGAGCCGCGGGCCGACGACGATGGCGCCGGCCAGGGCCAGCCAGCCGCCGACCGAATGCACCACGCTCGAACCGGCGAAATCGATGAAGCCGAGACCCTCCAGCCAGCCGTTGCCGTGATACAAGGATCCCCAGGCCCAGCCGCCGAAAATCGGATAGATCAGGGCCGAAACCAGGACCGAATAAACCAGGTAGGCACTGAACTTGGTACGTTCAGCCACCGCGCCGGAGATGATTGTTGCGGCGGTGGCGGCGAAAACTACCTGGAACATCCAGAACGCATAGTTCCAGGGCGCGTCATCACCGACGGCACCACCGAAAAAGAAGTCAGACGTTCCGAACCAGCCGTTGCTGCCCCCGAACATCAGACCGAAGCCGACCGCCCAGAAGGCAATGGCTCCAACCGAGAAATCCATCATGTTCTTCATCATGATGTTGCAGGCATTCTTGGCCCGGGTGAACCCGGCCTCGACCATGGCGAACCCGGCCTGCATCAGGAAAACCAGGAAAGCGGCCACCAGGGTCCAGACGAAATTGAGGTTGGTCTGCACCTGACCGGCGGTCAGCGGCGCGTCTCCAGCCAAAACCAGGCTCGGCAGCAGAACCAGCAGGAAAGAGGTCAGCAAGGCAATACGCTTCAACATGGTGAAATCCTCCTTTGTTTTTAGAGTTACACCTGAATCCGTGAGTTCCTGTCGGATGGAGAGTGTAAGTACTTGGCCTGAATGGGATTCCCAAAAATTTGAAGCGCACCCATAGGTTCGCTGGTCATTTTGGGGAAGCTCAGGCAGGTCAATGACTTGCGCTATCCGCCGGTAAGGGGCTCACTGATTCAGGTTACAGGGAATCGATACCGACTTCTCCGGTACGGATACGCACCGCCTGACCGATATCGGAAACGAAAATCTTGCCGTCACCGATGCGGCCGGTACAGGCTTCCTTCTGCACGGCTGCGACCACCGCCCCGACCTGGTCGGCGGCGACCACCAGGTCGATCTTCACCTTGGGGATGAAATCAACCTGGTACTCGGCGCCGCGATAAAGTTCCGTGTGCCCCTTCTGGCGCCCGAAACCCCGGACCTCGCTGACGGTCATCCCGGTGATTCCGAGATCTGTCAGGGCAGTCTTGACGTCGTCCAGTTTGAACGGCTTGATGATGCATTCGACCCGTTTCATGGCCATCTCCTTTCCAGCGTTGATGAATTGAACTTCCTGGGATCATGGATGCCTGTCCGGAAACCTGAATCAGTGATTTTCTGTTGGATGGAGAGTGCAAGTGCTTGGTCTGAATGGGATTTCCAAAAATCTGAAGCGCACCCATAGGTTCGCTGGTGATTTTTGGGAAGCTCAGACAGATCAATGACTTGTACTCTCCGCCGACAAGGTACTCACTGATTCAGGGGAAACAGAAAACGCCCCGCTTCACCCGTGGTATCAACGGATAAAGCGGGGCGCCATTGCCCGGTTATTCATTATCGGCCAGGGAATCACACGCGAACGACGTTGTTCCGCGGCGACCCTGTCGTCGGCAGACAGCCCGGAAGCTGTCGACCACTGTCATGATTGAACGGTTAGCAGCAACCATGCCAGTTGTTTTTAGCTATGATTTCAACCAGTTGACAAACAGCAACCTCACCGCCTGCATATTTATTGACCACCCTGAAGAGCATCTGATCAATCCGCGGGCAATCGACAAAAAGAGTCCTCACAAGTGACTTTTTCCTTGTCCGGACAGTGACACTTTTCTATACTGAAGCATATTGGCTCTCTGCCTTGCAGGTGAGGTCGCAAAGCCCCGGCGGTATAGTTGTAGAACGGGACTGTTTCAACGACATGGTGTGCCAGCCCGCCACGTAGCGGGACGCCTGAAGTGCCGGTAAACGGTCCCACTTATTCGGGAGTCGCCTGAGGCCCCGAGACCCACGGCAGCGGTGGAGAGTCTTTGCTGGAAAAAGGCGCCCCTATTCAAGAGGCGCCTTTTTTGCGTCCTTTCGAGCCGTTGGAAAGCGCATCCGGCCGAAAAATTTCTGTTCGCCGGCAACCGGTTATGCTAGTGTCCATGCGGAAAATCCCCATGACACGACAGCTGTTCACGACAGAAACCCTTGTCGTTTGACTGAATGGAACCCCACGCATGACCGAAACTCCGACCTCAGATATCACCCGCCTGGAACTGGATGGCCGCGAAATCATCCTGATCGGCACCGCCCATATTTCCCAGAACTCGGTGGACACAGTGCGCGAGGTGATCGCCGCGGAGCAGCCCGATACCGTCTGTATCGAACTCGACGCCCAGCGGTTTCAGGCCCTGCGCGACCGCAACCGCTGGGAATCGCTCAACCTGATCCAGGTGGTGCGCAAGGGCCAGGTGCCTTTCCTGCTGGCCAACCTGGCGCTGGCCTCGTTTCAGAAACGGATGGGGCTGCAGACCGGGGTGAAGCCGGGGGCGGAACTCGCCGC encodes:
- a CDS encoding DUF4019 domain-containing protein, translated to MLRKYGIHVTLLLAALAIIILPRLHQKPDPAKLAEANRSATRFLQLVDNQNYEQSWQAAAKLLQEKVPSEEWIKKLTSLRQWTGPVVERKQVEARYTTEAKDSPDGEYIMLNYESKYRNQPDTKEQIIVMLDDDHLWRVAGYFVK
- a CDS encoding DUF1059 domain-containing protein; translated protein: MGRKYVECRDFSGDDHCSEVLTGNNDEELMEAVIKHAINMHGMANTTDFRTKVSMTFKEGTPTH
- a CDS encoding acyltransferase gives rise to the protein MLRFLPRKLRVVISMSLLCGNTALHCLPIFCLALAKLVVPLPVWRGLCTRLLNVMTSSWITVNGFWIGMVRKNPWDVDIRSELSPDNWYLVTCNHQSWADIFISQQLLNRRVPQMKFFLKQELIWVPVIGLVWWALDFPFMKRYSKQYLKKHPEKRGKDFETTRRACAKFRHLPAAIFNFMEGTRFTPDKHQRQSSPYRHLLKPRPGGTGYVLGAMGEQLQALIDITIYYPEGVPGFRDFLSGDKSSVKVVIDSRPLPQHLRSGDYGSDPAFRTAVQKWVNEIWQEKDELLESLAAES
- a CDS encoding lipoate--protein ligase family protein, translating into MLKPPALPGDTQRGFLPSTRWRIPLEKKDIIKYNRCMSVTCPDFDSTLPIVDRPWQIDCPEPIPDPAASIGYDEQLLQRVLSGDSGPVICIKHDPRCLVVTRREARFPHFEEAAEILAGEGWPLVVRCSGGSCVPQGPGILNLSLVFPKPKGWLLENGYRLLCGLFARLLEGYGLAAGIGEVPGSFCDGRYNLQVAGRKLLGTAQRWAGGSSGRSAVLAHACLLVDLDLVEATAAVNRFYRLCGQELQFDPGACATLRECLGGEASGLLMADLFTRLEMLLGEFFSSPD
- a CDS encoding ammonium transporter; this translates as MLKRIALLTSFLLVLLPSLVLAGDAPLTAGQVQTNLNFVWTLVAAFLVFLMQAGFAMVEAGFTRAKNACNIMMKNMMDFSVGAIAFWAVGFGLMFGGSNGWFGTSDFFFGGAVGDDAPWNYAFWMFQVVFAATAATIISGAVAERTKFSAYLVYSVLVSALIYPIFGGWAWGSLYHGNGWLEGLGFIDFAGSSVVHSVGGWLALAGAIVVGPRLGKFDKDGKARPIPGHNIPIASLGVFLLWFGWYGFNPGSTTTGDTSIALIAVTTTLAGAAGAFSAMAATWIKYGKSDIGMTCNGALAGLVGITAGCANVSPASAVIIGLVAGVLVLFSVLFFEKIRIDDPVGAVSVHGVCGAWGTLAAGLFDSAGFSLKTVGVQLVGIGACFAWAFVAGLVVFKLIDLVIGMRVTEEEELAGLDFSEHGANAYPDFHTVHLGSVITPGGSGGNASRAVDSLSARPVEQP
- a CDS encoding P-II family nitrogen regulator, producing the protein MKRVECIIKPFKLDDVKTALTDLGITGMTVSEVRGFGRQKGHTELYRGAEYQVDFIPKVKIDLVVAADQVGAVVAAVQKEACTGRIGDGKIFVSDIGQAVRIRTGEVGIDSL